A window of Streptomyces sp. DG1A-41 contains these coding sequences:
- a CDS encoding intradiol ring-cleavage dioxygenase — protein MNGRHDEGPHEHDRGLSHDLPVLARRRMIRLMAGASLIPLVGCTTEEEKTTASSSSSSPSSSSAGCAEIPEETAGPFPGDGSNGVNVLKESGVVRSDITKSFGDSAGGTAEGVPLTITLTVVDASSGCGTPKQGAAVYVWHCDRDGAYSLYSEGVTEENYLRGVQETDEKGQVTFTSVFPGCYPGRWPHIHFEVYGSLADATAATSITNTSQLAFPKEVCDAVYATDGYGESVRNLSGLSLEDDGVFGDGHERQLATMTGSAGDGYTAALTVPV, from the coding sequence ATGAACGGACGCCATGACGAGGGCCCGCACGAGCACGACAGGGGCCTCTCCCACGATCTCCCCGTCCTCGCCCGCCGCCGGATGATCCGGCTGATGGCGGGCGCGAGCCTCATCCCGCTGGTGGGCTGCACGACGGAGGAGGAGAAGACCACGGCGTCCTCCTCCTCTTCCTCCCCTTCCTCCTCGTCCGCCGGGTGCGCGGAGATCCCCGAGGAGACGGCCGGGCCCTTCCCCGGAGACGGCTCCAACGGCGTGAACGTCCTGAAGGAGAGCGGCGTCGTCCGCAGCGACATCACCAAGAGCTTCGGCGACTCCGCGGGCGGCACCGCCGAGGGCGTCCCCCTGACGATCACGCTGACGGTGGTGGACGCGTCCTCCGGCTGCGGCACCCCGAAGCAGGGTGCCGCCGTCTACGTGTGGCACTGCGACCGGGACGGCGCCTACTCCCTGTACTCCGAGGGCGTCACCGAGGAGAACTACCTGCGGGGCGTCCAGGAGACGGACGAGAAGGGCCAGGTCACGTTCACGAGCGTCTTCCCCGGCTGCTACCCGGGCCGCTGGCCGCACATCCACTTCGAGGTCTACGGCAGCCTGGCCGACGCCACCGCGGCCACGTCGATCACGAACACCTCGCAGCTCGCCTTCCCGAAGGAGGTCTGCGACGCGGTGTACGCCACGGACGGCTACGGCGAGAGCGTGCGGAACCTGAGCGGCCTCTCCCTGGAGGACGACGGCGTCTTCGGCGACGGCCACGAGCGGCAGCTGGCGACGATGACGGGCAGTGCGGGCGACGGCTACACCGCGGCCTTGACCGTTCCGGTGTGA
- a CDS encoding SpoIIE family protein phosphatase — protein sequence MRTGEPLPAVGEALAALATGLWHWDTATGLVTVDAEAARLLGLPAEQVSLTEAQARARLHPVDWNEITGVIQLAVAEGTLAEVRIRIMDDQGRIVRIVRSRSKPSFDRARKAYRLIGTLQEVTEPTPGTPAGRSAVTGDWRRSREAFLLDAGRALAEARSTQEVLRVTANLSMPGFSPDGLAVFGVEGDRLTIIGHHGQQQGDDSPFSDMPLDTDYPAAEVVRTGRAVYLSSPEQYKARYPLTWPLAERFGRRSWAFLPLTVAGRTMGAWMAAFTYPVAFTPDERSVLATVARMLAQALTRAGVAESERALTDGLQRTMLPRLGPQRIPGMSVAARYVPTGGGLQVGGDWYDVIPLPSGRFALVIGDVQGHDVRAAGLMGQLRIALRAYASEGHRPDAVLSRASRFLHGISDEDPTDPRFATCVYVEVDPATGVLDIARAGHPDPAIRMADGTVLTRPTSGGLPLGIDPDADYPTTRLALEPGETMLTCTDGLIETGGHDLDSGWRRLRAILEDHKGDLEELADTLVQAVHGPSSHHTTGPLIDRREDDIALLLLCREGEGCGCGDTMIVRAPVRRTVLTVAQAEPERVAAARQQLRELLHDWSSTDQVDSAVLLLSELLTNVLVHTDSDALLVAEITGGVGERRLRIEVTDAGDDLPHKRSPGELASSGRGLVLMELLAHAWGVDPRGEGKSIWFELYESVDGSGDGSWQP from the coding sequence ATGCGCACTGGCGAGCCCCTGCCCGCCGTGGGGGAGGCTCTCGCAGCCCTCGCGACCGGCCTGTGGCACTGGGACACCGCCACCGGGCTGGTCACGGTCGACGCCGAGGCGGCACGGTTGCTCGGGCTGCCCGCCGAGCAGGTCAGCCTTACGGAGGCCCAGGCCCGGGCCCGGCTGCACCCGGTCGACTGGAACGAGATCACCGGCGTGATCCAGCTCGCCGTCGCCGAGGGCACCCTCGCCGAGGTACGGATCCGGATCATGGACGATCAGGGCCGCATCGTCCGGATCGTCCGCAGCCGTTCCAAGCCGTCCTTCGACCGGGCCCGCAAGGCGTACCGGCTGATCGGCACTCTCCAGGAGGTCACCGAGCCGACGCCGGGCACCCCGGCCGGGCGCAGCGCGGTCACCGGCGACTGGCGGCGCTCCCGGGAGGCGTTCCTGCTGGACGCGGGCCGGGCGCTGGCCGAGGCGCGCTCCACGCAGGAGGTCCTGCGGGTCACGGCCAACCTGTCGATGCCCGGGTTCTCGCCGGACGGGCTGGCGGTGTTCGGTGTGGAGGGCGACCGACTGACGATCATCGGGCACCACGGGCAGCAGCAGGGCGACGACAGCCCGTTCTCCGACATGCCGCTGGACACCGACTACCCGGCCGCCGAGGTGGTGCGGACCGGCCGGGCGGTGTACCTGTCCTCCCCCGAGCAGTACAAGGCCCGCTACCCGCTGACCTGGCCGCTCGCCGAGCGCTTCGGCCGCCGGTCCTGGGCGTTCCTGCCGTTGACCGTGGCCGGCCGCACGATGGGCGCGTGGATGGCGGCCTTCACCTACCCGGTCGCGTTCACCCCGGACGAGCGGTCCGTGCTGGCCACGGTGGCGCGGATGCTGGCGCAGGCGCTGACCCGGGCGGGCGTGGCCGAGAGCGAGCGGGCGCTGACCGACGGGCTCCAGCGCACGATGCTGCCGAGGCTCGGCCCGCAGCGCATTCCGGGCATGAGCGTCGCCGCCCGCTATGTCCCCACCGGCGGCGGCCTCCAGGTCGGCGGCGACTGGTACGACGTGATCCCGCTGCCCAGCGGACGGTTCGCACTGGTCATCGGTGACGTCCAGGGCCATGACGTACGGGCGGCGGGCCTGATGGGCCAGCTCCGCATCGCCCTGCGCGCCTACGCCTCGGAGGGCCACCGCCCCGACGCCGTCCTCTCCCGGGCCTCCCGCTTCCTGCACGGCATCAGCGACGAGGACCCGACCGACCCGCGCTTCGCGACCTGTGTGTACGTCGAGGTCGATCCGGCGACCGGCGTGCTGGACATCGCCCGGGCCGGGCATCCGGACCCGGCGATCCGGATGGCCGACGGCACGGTGCTGACGCGTCCGACGTCGGGCGGCCTGCCGCTGGGCATCGACCCGGACGCCGACTACCCCACGACCCGGCTCGCCCTGGAGCCCGGCGAGACGATGCTGACCTGCACGGACGGCCTGATCGAGACCGGCGGCCACGACCTCGACTCCGGCTGGCGGCGGCTGCGCGCGATCCTGGAGGACCACAAGGGCGATCTCGAGGAACTCGCCGACACCCTGGTGCAGGCCGTGCACGGGCCGTCGTCGCACCACACCACCGGCCCGCTGATCGACCGCCGGGAGGACGACATCGCGCTGCTGCTGCTGTGCCGGGAAGGTGAGGGCTGCGGCTGCGGCGACACCATGATCGTGAGGGCTCCCGTGCGGCGCACGGTACTGACGGTCGCGCAGGCCGAGCCCGAGCGGGTCGCGGCGGCCAGGCAGCAACTGCGCGAGCTGCTGCACGACTGGTCCTCGACCGACCAGGTCGACTCGGCGGTGCTGCTGCTGTCCGAGCTGCTGACGAACGTCCTCGTGCACACCGACTCCGACGCGCTGCTCGTCGCCGAGATCACCGGCGGCGTGGGTGAGCGGCGGCTGCGCATCGAGGTCACCGACGCCGGCGACGACCTGCCGCACAAGCGCAGCCCCGGGGAGCTGGCGTCCTCCGGCCGCGGCCTGGTGCTGATGGAACTGCTCGCGCACGCCTGGGGGGTGGACCCGCGCGGCGAGGGCAAGAGCATCTGGTTCGAGCTCTACGAGTCCGTGGACGGCTCGGGCGACGGGTCGTGGCAGCCGTAG
- a CDS encoding pirin family protein, with amino-acid sequence MPAVTAENPLTLPRVTAPTDAVARPVLAVTTAPSGFEGEGFPVRRAFAGINYRHLDPFIMMDQMGEVEYAPGEPKGTPWHPHRGFETVTYIIDGIFDHQDSNGGGGTITNGDTQWMTAGSGLLHIEAPPEHLVMSGGLFHGLQLWVNLPAKDKMMAPRYQDIRGGSVQLLSTPDGGALLRVIAGELDGHQGPGITHTPITMIHATLAPGAEFTLPWREDFNGLAYVLAGRGSVGTERRPVHMGQTAVFGAGSSLTVRADEKQDSRTPDLEVVLLGGQPIREPMAHYGPFVMNTKEELMQAFEDFQKGRLGTVPAVHGMTASGPQD; translated from the coding sequence ATGCCTGCTGTGACCGCCGAGAACCCGTTGACGCTGCCCCGCGTGACCGCGCCGACCGACGCCGTCGCACGTCCCGTGCTCGCCGTCACGACCGCCCCGAGCGGTTTCGAGGGCGAGGGCTTCCCGGTGCGCCGGGCGTTCGCCGGGATCAACTACCGCCACCTCGACCCGTTCATCATGATGGACCAGATGGGCGAGGTGGAGTACGCGCCGGGCGAGCCCAAGGGCACTCCCTGGCACCCCCACCGCGGCTTCGAGACCGTCACGTACATCATCGACGGGATCTTCGACCACCAGGACTCCAACGGCGGTGGCGGCACCATCACCAACGGGGACACCCAGTGGATGACCGCGGGCTCGGGACTGCTGCACATCGAGGCGCCACCGGAGCATCTCGTCATGTCCGGCGGGCTCTTCCACGGCCTCCAGCTGTGGGTGAACCTCCCGGCCAAGGACAAGATGATGGCCCCGCGCTACCAGGACATCCGCGGCGGCTCGGTCCAGCTGCTCAGCACTCCCGACGGCGGCGCGCTGCTGCGCGTCATCGCCGGTGAGCTGGACGGGCACCAGGGCCCCGGCATCACGCACACGCCGATCACGATGATCCACGCAACGCTGGCACCGGGTGCCGAGTTCACCCTGCCATGGCGCGAGGACTTCAACGGCCTGGCGTACGTCCTGGCCGGGCGCGGCAGCGTCGGCACCGAGCGCCGGCCGGTCCACATGGGCCAGACCGCCGTCTTCGGCGCCGGATCCTCGCTGACCGTCCGCGCGGACGAGAAGCAGGACTCGCGCACTCCGGACCTGGAGGTCGTCCTGCTCGGCGGGCAGCCGATCCGCGAGCCCATGGCCCACTACGGCCCGTTCGTGATGAACACCAAGGAAGAACTCATGCAGGCCTTCGAGGACTTCCAGAAGGGCCGGCTGGGGACGGTCCCGGCGGTGCACGGGATGACCGCGAGCGGCCCGCAGGACTGA
- a CDS encoding SseB family protein gives MYGYDQTAGPQGQYAPPQQPMSGGYGQQPPLYPEPSPPSLTDAVRAFTTGQMTAEDFQQVFATSKVYCPRGDNPGFLALHNTQQPVIPMFSTLKELRRYAGKESKYFVITGAEVLDLLPTGYGFVLDMEGEHRMVFDAKAVEQMVEFAMRRMYG, from the coding sequence ATGTACGGCTACGACCAGACAGCGGGCCCGCAAGGGCAGTACGCCCCTCCGCAGCAGCCGATGTCCGGCGGATACGGACAGCAGCCGCCGCTGTACCCCGAGCCGTCCCCGCCCTCCCTGACGGACGCGGTGCGCGCGTTCACGACCGGGCAGATGACCGCCGAGGACTTCCAGCAGGTCTTCGCGACGTCGAAGGTCTACTGCCCACGCGGTGACAACCCCGGCTTCCTCGCCCTGCACAACACCCAGCAGCCGGTGATCCCGATGTTCAGCACGCTCAAGGAGCTGCGCCGGTACGCGGGCAAGGAGTCCAAGTACTTCGTGATCACCGGCGCCGAGGTCCTGGACCTGCTGCCGACCGGATACGGCTTCGTGCTGGACATGGAGGGCGAGCACCGCATGGTGTTCGACGCGAAGGCCGTGGAACAGATGGTCGAGTTCGCGATGCGCCGGATGTACGGCTAG
- a CDS encoding intradiol ring-cleavage dioxygenase → MTGQEAAQGPKHKRDLTRRKVVAAGAGAVVAAGVGGTFAAGAFAGEETRAAKGTAAGGSGEVCYKLTSETTEGPYYIDADKLRRDVTEDQEGIPLTLRLKVIDSETCKPLANAAVDIWHCNALGVYSGYEAMGSGGGGGGGTPPSGTPTGAPSGTPTGAPSGTPTGTPTGAPPDGGGGGGGHQEPTDDERYLRGTWRTDKRGLVEFRTVFPGWYQGRCVHIHTKVHVNGTWTDAGYEGGTTCHTGQLFFDEESVLASAEVEPYSTNTKTRTTLDEDTIYPGNGTEGGLLKLQYRKNAIAKGVVATLTMGVDPEATHDGTEDSVQPGASASAG, encoded by the coding sequence ATGACGGGACAGGAAGCGGCCCAAGGGCCCAAACACAAACGAGATCTGACACGTCGTAAGGTCGTCGCCGCGGGCGCCGGAGCGGTGGTGGCGGCGGGTGTCGGCGGTACGTTCGCGGCGGGCGCGTTCGCCGGGGAGGAGACGCGAGCCGCCAAGGGGACGGCCGCCGGGGGCTCCGGTGAGGTCTGCTACAAGCTGACCTCCGAAACCACCGAGGGCCCCTACTACATCGACGCGGACAAGCTCCGCCGGGACGTCACCGAGGACCAGGAGGGCATCCCGCTCACCCTGCGCCTCAAGGTGATCGACTCCGAGACCTGCAAGCCCCTCGCGAACGCCGCCGTCGACATCTGGCACTGCAACGCGCTGGGTGTGTACTCGGGGTACGAGGCGATGGGCAGCGGTGGAGGCGGCGGGGGCGGCACGCCGCCCTCGGGTACACCGACGGGCGCACCCTCGGGTACACCGACCGGCGCACCCTCGGGTACACCGACCGGCACGCCCACGGGCGCGCCCCCGGACGGTGGCGGTGGCGGTGGGGGACACCAGGAGCCCACCGACGACGAGCGCTATCTGCGCGGCACCTGGCGGACGGACAAGCGGGGACTCGTCGAGTTCCGTACGGTCTTCCCCGGCTGGTACCAGGGCCGCTGCGTGCACATCCACACCAAGGTGCATGTGAACGGCACGTGGACCGACGCCGGTTACGAGGGCGGTACGACCTGCCACACCGGTCAGCTCTTCTTCGACGAGGAGTCCGTGCTGGCCTCCGCCGAGGTCGAGCCGTACTCCACGAACACCAAGACCCGCACCACTCTCGACGAGGACACCATCTACCCGGGCAACGGCACCGAGGGCGGGCTGCTGAAGCTCCAGTACAGGAAGAACGCCATCGCCAAGGGCGTCGTCGCCACCCTCACCATGGGCGTCGACCCCGAGGCGACGCACGACGGCACGGAGGACTCGGTCCAGCCAGGGGCGTCGGCGTCCGCGGGCTGA
- the aspS gene encoding aspartate--tRNA ligase, producing the protein MHRYRSHTCGELRSSDVGTDVRLSGWLHNRRDLGGILFIDLRDHYGITQLVARPGTPAYEALDKLSKESTVRVDGKVVSRGAENINPDLPTGEVEVEVGEVELLGAAAPLPFTINTEDGVNEERRLEYRFLDLRRERMHRNIMLRTAVISAIRHKMTALGFNEMATPILSATSPEGARDFVVPSRLHPGKFYALPQAPQQFKQLLMISGFDRYFQIAPCFRDEDARADRSPGEFYQLDIEMSFVEQEDVFQPVEKLMTELFEEFGGGRHVTSPFPRIPFREAMLKYGSDKPDLRAQLELVDITDIFEGSEFKAFAGKHVRALPVPDVSAQPRKFFDQLGDYAVSQGAKGLAWVRVAEDGSLSGPIAKFLTEENVAELTKRLSLAAGHAVFFGAGEFDEVSKIMGAVRVEAAKRAGHFEENVFRFCWIVDFPMYEKDEETGAIDFSHNPFSMPQGGLEALETQDPLDILGWQYDIVCNGVELSSGAIRNHEPEIMLKAFEIAGYDRETVEEKFAGMLRAFRFGAPPHGGIAPGVDRIVMLLADEPNIRETIAFPLNGNAQDLMMGAPTELEEARLKELHLSVRKPQPK; encoded by the coding sequence ATGCATCGGTACAGGTCCCACACCTGCGGCGAGCTCCGCTCCTCTGACGTCGGCACCGACGTCCGGCTGAGTGGCTGGCTGCACAATCGGCGCGACCTGGGCGGCATCCTCTTCATCGATCTGCGCGACCACTACGGCATCACGCAGCTCGTGGCCCGTCCCGGCACCCCCGCCTACGAGGCCCTCGACAAGCTCTCCAAGGAGTCGACCGTCCGCGTCGACGGCAAGGTCGTCTCCCGAGGCGCCGAGAACATCAACCCCGACCTGCCGACCGGTGAGGTCGAGGTCGAGGTCGGCGAGGTCGAACTGCTCGGTGCCGCCGCCCCGCTGCCGTTCACGATCAACACCGAGGACGGGGTCAACGAGGAGCGGCGCCTGGAGTACCGCTTCCTCGACCTGCGCCGCGAGCGCATGCACCGCAACATCATGCTCCGCACGGCGGTCATCTCGGCCATCCGCCACAAGATGACGGCCCTCGGCTTCAACGAGATGGCGACGCCGATCCTGTCCGCGACCTCCCCCGAGGGCGCCCGCGACTTCGTCGTCCCGTCCCGCCTGCACCCGGGCAAGTTCTACGCCCTCCCGCAGGCGCCCCAGCAGTTCAAGCAGCTGCTGATGATCTCCGGCTTCGACCGCTACTTCCAGATCGCGCCCTGCTTCCGTGACGAGGACGCGCGTGCGGACCGCTCGCCGGGCGAGTTCTACCAGCTCGACATCGAGATGAGCTTCGTCGAGCAGGAGGACGTCTTCCAGCCCGTCGAGAAGCTGATGACGGAGCTGTTCGAGGAGTTCGGCGGCGGCCGCCACGTCACCTCGCCGTTCCCGCGCATCCCGTTCCGCGAGGCGATGCTGAAGTACGGCTCCGACAAGCCCGACCTGCGCGCCCAGCTCGAACTCGTCGACATCACCGACATCTTCGAGGGCTCGGAGTTCAAGGCGTTCGCCGGCAAGCACGTCCGTGCCCTGCCGGTGCCGGACGTCTCCGCGCAGCCCCGCAAGTTCTTCGACCAGCTCGGCGACTACGCCGTCTCGCAGGGCGCCAAGGGCCTGGCCTGGGTCCGTGTCGCCGAGGACGGCTCCCTCTCCGGCCCGATCGCGAAGTTCCTCACCGAGGAGAACGTCGCCGAGCTGACCAAGCGCCTGTCGCTGGCGGCCGGCCACGCCGTGTTCTTCGGCGCGGGCGAGTTCGACGAGGTCTCCAAGATCATGGGCGCGGTGCGGGTGGAAGCCGCCAAGCGTGCCGGGCACTTCGAGGAGAACGTCTTCCGCTTCTGCTGGATCGTCGACTTCCCGATGTACGAGAAGGACGAGGAGACCGGCGCGATCGACTTCTCGCACAACCCCTTCTCCATGCCGCAGGGCGGCCTGGAGGCCTTGGAGACCCAGGACCCGCTGGACATCCTCGGCTGGCAGTACGACATCGTCTGCAACGGCGTCGAGCTGTCCTCCGGCGCGATCCGGAACCACGAGCCGGAAATCATGCTCAAGGCCTTCGAGATCGCCGGGTACGACCGCGAGACCGTCGAGGAGAAGTTCGCCGGCATGCTGCGCGCCTTCCGCTTCGGTGCCCCGCCGCACGGTGGCATCGCCCCGGGCGTCGACCGCATCGTGATGCTGCTCGCCGACGAGCCCAACATCCGCGAGACCATCGCCTTCCCGCTCAACGGCAACGCCCAGGACCTGATGATGGGCGCGCCGACGGAGCTGGAGGAGGCGCGGCTGAAGGAGCTGCACCTGTCGGTGCGCAAGCCGCAGCCGAAGTAG
- a CDS encoding AI-2E family transporter yields the protein MQDSEPTAAGSRPLLPDPLRRLAAWCALLLLVSGVVYVGIRLCDEFRTAVVPVLLALLGTALLGPLHRRLVKAGVQRSVAAGLTCVAVVAVVGGAVYIVAAALIDTGDEIVDSLRDAARGISEHFGAAGTSLEDLASNARELLGKFGGSAASGVISGVSVVGETIAMAVLALLLVFFFLRDSDKAAGTLRTLSPRGSADTLEAMARRAFQAVEGFMRGTTFIALIDALCITVGLLVLDVPGAAGLGALVFVGAYIPYLGAFISGAVAVLVALADRGFVIALWVLGVVLAVQVLEGHVLQPVIQSRTVQMHPAVVMVAITAGASVAGVLGMLLAVPLTAAAFGVLQELRARYESQEPSASGKT from the coding sequence GTGCAGGACTCCGAACCGACCGCTGCCGGCTCCAGGCCGCTCCTCCCGGACCCCCTCCGGCGTCTCGCCGCCTGGTGCGCGCTCCTCCTGCTCGTGTCCGGAGTCGTCTACGTCGGGATCCGGCTGTGCGACGAGTTCCGGACCGCCGTCGTGCCCGTGCTGCTCGCGCTGCTCGGGACGGCCCTGCTCGGGCCCCTGCACCGGCGGCTGGTGAAGGCCGGGGTGCAGCGGTCGGTCGCGGCCGGGCTCACCTGTGTGGCCGTCGTGGCCGTGGTCGGCGGGGCCGTGTACATCGTGGCCGCCGCGCTCATCGACACCGGCGACGAGATCGTCGACTCGCTCAGGGACGCCGCGCGGGGCATCTCCGAGCACTTCGGGGCGGCCGGGACCTCGCTGGAGGACCTGGCCTCCAACGCCCGGGAACTCCTGGGCAAGTTCGGCGGCTCGGCCGCCTCCGGCGTGATCAGCGGGGTCAGCGTGGTCGGCGAGACCATCGCCATGGCCGTGCTCGCGCTGCTGCTCGTCTTCTTCTTCCTGCGCGACTCCGACAAGGCCGCCGGGACGCTGAGGACCCTGTCCCCGCGCGGCTCGGCCGACACCCTGGAGGCCATGGCACGGCGGGCCTTCCAAGCCGTCGAGGGCTTCATGCGCGGCACCACCTTCATCGCGCTCATCGACGCGCTCTGCATCACCGTCGGACTGCTCGTCCTCGACGTACCCGGAGCGGCCGGGCTGGGAGCGCTGGTCTTCGTCGGGGCCTACATCCCCTACCTCGGCGCCTTCATCTCGGGAGCCGTGGCCGTGCTGGTCGCGCTCGCCGACCGGGGGTTCGTCATCGCGCTGTGGGTGCTCGGGGTGGTGCTCGCGGTGCAGGTGCTGGAAGGGCACGTGCTCCAGCCGGTGATCCAGAGCCGGACCGTGCAGATGCACCCGGCGGTGGTGATGGTGGCGATCACGGCCGGGGCGTCGGTGGCCGGTGTCCTCGGGATGCTGCTCGCCGTGCCGCTCACCGCGGCCGCCTTCGGCGTCCTCCAGGAACTCCGCGCCCGCTACGAGAGCCAGGAGCCGTCGGCGTCCGGGAAGACGTGA
- a CDS encoding acyl-CoA dehydrogenase has protein sequence MGHYKSNLRDIEFNLFEVLGRDKVYGTGPFEEMDVETAKSILEELTRLSENELAESFIDADRNPPVFDPETNTAPVPASFKKSYQAFMDSEYWRLGLPEEIGGTTSPRSLIWAYAELILGANPAVWMYSSGPAFAGILFEEGNEVQKHIAQIAVEKQWGSTMVLTEPDAGSDVGAGRTKAVQQEDGSWHIEGVKRFITSGEHDMSENILHYVLARPEGAGPGTKGLSLFLVPKYLFDFETGELGERNGVYATNVEHKMGLKASNTCEMTFGDQHPAKGWLIGDKHDGIRQMFRIIEFARMMVGTKAISTLSTGYLNALEYAKERVQGPDLANFMDKTAPKVTITHHPDVRRSLMTQKAYAEGMRALVMYTASIQDAIQIKEAAGEDAATEHALNDLLLPIVKGYGSEKGYELLAQSLQTFGGSGFLQEYPIEQYIRDSKIDTLYEGTTAIQGQDFFFRKIVRNQGAALNSLAEDIKKFLALGTGGEELAGAREHLAKAAVELEAIVGLMLTDLAATEQDVKNIYKVGLNTTRLLMASGDVVVGYLLLKGAAVAAEKLETASAKDKVFYTGKIAAAKFFAANVLPGVTLARKVAEGVELDLMELDEAAF, from the coding sequence ATGGGGCACTACAAGTCGAATCTCCGCGACATCGAGTTCAACCTCTTCGAAGTACTCGGGCGCGACAAGGTGTACGGCACCGGCCCGTTCGAGGAGATGGACGTCGAGACCGCGAAGAGCATCCTGGAGGAGCTGACCCGCCTCTCGGAGAACGAGCTGGCCGAGTCCTTCATCGACGCCGACCGCAACCCGCCGGTCTTCGACCCGGAGACCAACACCGCGCCGGTCCCGGCCTCCTTCAAGAAGAGCTACCAGGCCTTCATGGACTCCGAGTACTGGCGCCTCGGCCTGCCCGAGGAGATCGGCGGCACCACCTCGCCCCGCTCCCTGATCTGGGCTTACGCCGAGCTGATCCTGGGCGCCAACCCGGCCGTGTGGATGTACTCCTCGGGCCCCGCCTTCGCCGGCATCCTCTTCGAGGAGGGCAACGAGGTCCAGAAGCACATAGCCCAGATCGCCGTGGAGAAGCAGTGGGGCTCCACGATGGTGCTCACCGAGCCCGACGCGGGCTCCGACGTGGGCGCCGGCCGCACCAAGGCCGTGCAGCAGGAGGACGGCTCCTGGCACATCGAGGGCGTGAAGCGCTTCATCACCTCCGGTGAGCACGACATGTCGGAGAACATCCTCCACTACGTGCTGGCCCGCCCCGAGGGCGCCGGCCCCGGCACCAAGGGCCTGTCCCTCTTCCTCGTCCCGAAGTACCTCTTCGACTTCGAGACCGGCGAGCTGGGCGAGCGCAACGGCGTCTACGCCACGAACGTCGAGCACAAGATGGGCCTGAAGGCCTCCAACACCTGCGAGATGACCTTCGGCGACCAGCACCCCGCCAAGGGCTGGCTGATCGGCGACAAGCACGACGGCATCCGCCAGATGTTCCGCATCATCGAGTTCGCCCGCATGATGGTCGGCACGAAGGCGATCTCCACGCTGTCCACGGGCTACCTGAACGCGCTGGAGTACGCCAAGGAGCGCGTCCAGGGTCCGGACCTCGCCAACTTCATGGACAAGACCGCGCCCAAGGTCACCATCACGCACCACCCGGACGTGCGCCGCTCGCTGATGACGCAGAAGGCGTACGCGGAGGGCATGCGCGCCCTGGTGATGTACACCGCCTCGATCCAGGACGCGATCCAGATCAAGGAGGCCGCCGGCGAGGACGCCGCCACCGAGCACGCGCTGAACGACCTGCTCCTGCCCATCGTCAAGGGCTACGGCTCCGAGAAGGGCTACGAGCTGCTCGCCCAGTCGCTCCAGACGTTCGGCGGCTCCGGCTTCCTCCAGGAGTACCCGATCGAGCAGTACATCCGGGACTCCAAGATCGACACCCTCTACGAGGGCACCACGGCCATCCAGGGCCAGGACTTCTTCTTCCGGAAGATCGTCCGCAACCAGGGCGCCGCGCTGAACTCCCTCGCCGAGGACATCAAGAAGTTCCTGGCCCTCGGCACGGGCGGCGAGGAGCTGGCCGGGGCCCGCGAGCACCTCGCCAAGGCCGCGGTCGAGCTGGAGGCCATCGTCGGCCTGATGCTCACCGACCTCGCGGCCACCGAGCAGGACGTCAAGAACATCTACAAGGTCGGGCTCAACACCACCCGCCTGCTGATGGCCTCCGGTGACGTCGTCGTCGGCTACCTGCTGCTCAAGGGCGCCGCCGTCGCCGCCGAGAAGCTGGAGACCGCCTCCGCCAAGGACAAGGTCTTCTACACCGGCAAGATCGCCGCGGCGAAGTTCTTCGCCGCCAACGTCCTGCCTGGCGTCACCCTGGCCCGCAAGGTCGCCGAGGGCGTCGAGCTGGACCTGATGGAGCTGGACGAGGCCGCGTTCTAG
- a CDS encoding phytanoyl-CoA dioxygenase family protein, translated as MDDTTLVSRFLRDGFVKLEGAVAPRVAADCARMLWRETGCDPEDPATWTQPVHWVAGMAQGPFAAAPNSPLLHRAYDLLVGAGRWEPRYSLGTFPLRFPHEEEPDDAGWHIEGSYLPEGESWYFTNLRSRGRALLMLFLFSEVGEEDAPTRIRVGSHLDVPKVLEKYGEDGASGLALAPDLVAASGHRPIALATGSPGDVFLCHPFLVHAAQPHHGVRPRFMAQPPLMPAAPYDLERADGAYSPVEIAIRRGLGLGTPDTDPR; from the coding sequence ATGGACGACACGACCTTGGTATCCCGCTTCCTCCGCGACGGCTTCGTGAAGTTGGAGGGAGCCGTCGCGCCGCGCGTGGCCGCGGACTGCGCGCGGATGCTGTGGCGGGAGACCGGCTGTGACCCGGAAGATCCAGCGACGTGGACGCAGCCCGTGCACTGGGTGGCCGGCATGGCGCAGGGACCGTTCGCCGCCGCACCCAACTCCCCGTTGCTGCACCGCGCGTACGACCTGCTCGTCGGCGCGGGACGCTGGGAGCCGCGCTACTCGCTGGGCACGTTCCCGCTGCGCTTCCCGCACGAGGAGGAGCCCGACGACGCGGGCTGGCACATCGAGGGGAGCTATCTGCCGGAGGGCGAGAGCTGGTACTTCACCAATCTGCGCTCCCGGGGCCGGGCGTTGCTGATGCTGTTCCTGTTCAGCGAGGTCGGTGAGGAGGACGCCCCGACCCGGATCCGGGTCGGCTCACACCTCGACGTGCCGAAGGTGCTGGAGAAGTACGGGGAGGACGGGGCGAGCGGGCTGGCCCTTGCGCCCGACCTGGTGGCGGCGTCCGGCCACCGGCCGATCGCCCTCGCCACCGGGTCCCCGGGCGACGTCTTCCTGTGCCATCCGTTCCTGGTGCACGCGGCGCAACCGCACCACGGGGTGCGACCGCGCTTCATGGCCCAGCCGCCGTTGATGCCGGCCGCGCCGTACGACCTGGAGCGGGCCGACGGCGCGTACTCACCCGTGGAGATCGCGATCCGGCGGGGCCTGGGACTGGGCACCCCGGACACCGACCCTCGCTAG